One Primulina eburnea isolate SZY01 chromosome 4, ASM2296580v1, whole genome shotgun sequence genomic window, AAATACCTAGAGCAACTAAATTTAGTAATAAATCGAAAATACCATTCTTCTCAAATTACAAAAAATTGATGTTGTTTTGAATGATCCTGTCCCTCTGTTAATTCTTTATCCACTTCCACCGTTAGTTTTAGGGAGTCAGGCTTTTATTACATAGTTATAATCGAGTGGCATAAACAAAAGATGCAGCAGATAAACGAGGCAACACATCACGCATGCCAGTTGTGATTAAAAAATATCAGCTTCCCCAAATTTTCTAGAATGCAAGAAATATCTAGCAAATCTTGTCAGCCTACATTATGAACACTCCAATTTAGTTTTATGTCATACAAGAAATATGATAATTTTACAATACTCCCAAAGGTAAATTTTCAAGGGCCACGAGTTTTCCTAAAACACAGACAACTTTGTTGCTGATCGATGGGGATCATTCCTCCGCCTCGCGATGTGTCTATCGCCTCTATCATCGCAACAACTTCATCCATTTCGGGACGCTTATCTGGGCTTGCATCCCAGCACCGTCTCATCACATTAGCAAGGGAGCTTGGGCAACATCTCGGTATCTCTGGCCGCAAATTCTGAGGATAAAATGTCAGGGGAAAAGAATGCATGTTGTGAACACATTATATTAGATGGAGCTTTTAGAAAACATAATAACTAAATGGAGACAGTACCTGGCGAACTACTGCTGAAGTCACCTCAGAGAAACTAAGATCAGGGTATGGCATGTCACAGCAATATATCTCCCATAAGCAGATTCCAAAACTATAGACGTCGCATTTTCTATTATACGGGCTGCCATTCAGAACCTGCAGTTTGTTTTGTAGACACGAGGCCTAAGTTAGTAATGTGGCAACATTTTTCTCAAAGGATGAGGGTTATGCGGACATCGGTGATTTAGACCAATGCCATTGCCACAGCATTAACGTAATTAAACTGTCATCCGTGAACACCACCAAGTACgtgaataatataattattaattccGGGTAAGAGATGTTTCCAATTTTGAGGATTAATAGAAATAGAAGCAGAACAAGTAATTTTTTACGTTTTTAATTTAATAACATACACATACATTCCTTCAAATAGTAAGAGGGAATGGAAATGGTTCCTGCTGGTCCCACTCTCCACCACCGCTGGTAAATTATGCTATAGGTTGGTTAAAAAAATGAATTGCCGCATATAAAGGTAAACAACACACCTCAGGAGCCATGTAGCCGAGGGTCCCGGTCTCCCCAGTCATGTCATTTGGATTTGAAGCTTCAACACGAGCTACCCCAAAATCAGCTATTTTTATCGTGCGCGTCTTGTCCAGCAGCATGTTTTCTGTCTTGACATCTCTGTGAACAATCTTCTGTGAGTGAAGGTAGCTTAACCTACACAACGACAAGAAAAATCATTCATACTTGTATAAAGTCAACTTGATAAACTTGCTTCAAAAACAACCAGTAGAGAGAGTCATAGACTGATAATTGTGAAAGTGGACAATTTGAATTCAAGGTACCCCCGAGCAAGATCGAGTGCCATCTGTACGACCACTTTAAATGCTAGCTTTTTTCTCCGGTTTTTTATGAGGTATGATTTCAAGGCACCTCCTGGAAGATATTCGACAATAACACAACATATATTACAAGGCATGCCAATGTGGCCATTTTCTGTTTGAATGTTAAGGTCTGAAGATCCCATTGTTGCACCTATAAACTGCACATGAATTAAGCAAACATAACATCGACATCAGTAGGACGTGAAAAGGATTACAAACTTGGAAAAGAAGACCAACTAAAACTGACCAATCATCTCTAACCAAATGTCATTAACCTCAAGATGCTAGAAATAGATTACAACCTTTGTCACATTCGGATGATCAAGTTTATGCCATACTGCAACTTCTTGAGTAAAAGCTGCCCTTAGTGATGCTATTTCGGCTTCGGTCCTGTGGCCCTCTTCCCCCCAGTCAAGCATTTTAACTGAGGATCATAGCAAGCCACCAAAATGTCAAACTTTAATTATCTACCGCAACGATAAAAATGGGTGGGGCTATCAGTACAAAAACAAATCTTGACAGTGAAAAAACTGTAAATACTGTGTATATTACATTTCAGCACAAAGTTAGCAAAACGACTGGGAAAAAACAGACATCTAATCTAACGTGAGTCAAGTGAACATGTTCAAGTTGATGACCAAAGAAAAGCGGCGATGTGATCCAAAGCGAACAATTCATCCCTGTTTATCTTGCCCCGATAAAGGAGACTAGAATAAGTGCAAAGAAATGTAGCATCACAGGTATTTGAAAATTAGTACAGGTGGCAATGGTAGAGGCTCCAAAATCTTGAATATTGGATAAATACTGTAGTCTGAAGGCAGGCAAAGCGATTATTCTTAATTGCAAGTTCACAGTGCCATGATAACAACAATGAattaacccaaataaaataataataaatcccATAAATTTTTTGACATTGAAACTTGGAATCTCATAATCTAATTAAAACAATCAATACAGCTTGAAAAAGGGGGCAGACCTAGAGGAGATCGAGCAGGGAACTCATATTTATATGTACTTAAAGGAATCTCGCCCTGGCCCCAAAAGTAAATAAGTCACCTCAAATAAAAGACTATGCAACCTATACTCAATAGTTGATATTCGACCAATTCCAAATTTTGAAGCACAATTCATAGTGACAGTTCTTGCTGAACGTCAATAAATCCAATAATATTCAGACAAAAAGACACTATCCTTAAACAGGTAGAGCTGAGTTAAACTAAAGTTTGTTTTATTCTTATCTAGATAATATTATAATGTTACTCTATTTTGTGATAGCTAAACAACGTTTCTCAGTTATCCTTGTCGAGTATACAAGTCAAACCTTGAAATCTTGTTGAATCACATGAAAGTTCATTATGTACCAACCCCAGTTATTGCATTGCAGTCACCTTTAAATTCAGTCCACCCCCGTGCCATTAGTCACGGATTCCATAAGAATGCATTCATTACACCAATCACCCACCCTCATCCCCATCTTCCATTTGAAGCCTGGAATTTTTTTCCTTATCAGCATCAGATGATTGTAAATGAATAACTTCATCTACTTTACATCTTAAACTATCCCAAAACTTTCTCCATTACAAGATCTTCATCGTCTTTAGAATATCAACTATTACTTAAGGAGTCGTATGCGGTTAAGCTGATAAAATTTCACAGATAAGATGTCCCACTGCACATGGTCATACACCACAACCACCAATAAACTAGAAAGGAAAATTAATTAAGGGGATGATGGACGAGACCAAAAAAagcaaataaaaaatgaaaaggcATATATTTTACGATTTACCACTACCCCACAAAGAGGTATGGAACATGAATTTAGAGCTCTGGGTATGGACCACACCACGATCAATATAAGACCGACCAAACTTATTGTGGCCCTAAAAACTTGACCTTTAAGGAGAGTCCAGTCGGGGCCAACTCAAATAAAATCACCTAAACACATTAAATATGAATTCCacttcactgttatatgtttcaAGTTCTTGTTTTCTATGACGAGCAAGAAATTAATCTATTAAATTTTCTTCAGCGAAAGTAGAAGAATCTTTGCGTAAACTAAACAGGCCTCTATATGCAAAGCAACATCATTTCTTAAGCTAAATATAGACCAAGAAAAATAAAGAATTTGGGgatgagaaaagaaaaaaatccaGAAAATGACAAAAAAGGGTGACAGTGATGATAATTATCATAGGAAAAAGCCCTAAACTTTGACGAAACGAGAAGTTAAAGACCAATAAAAGGAAACGCCgagcaaaaaaaaaaggatGAGAGTATAGCATGACAGAGAGGAGACTGACCGGCAACATCTTGGCCGTCGTAAATGCCACGATGAACAGTCCCGAAGGTGCCACGTGCAATCACACCTTTAATAACAAGCTTAGAAGGATCAATCTCCCACTCACGCCTCTGCCTCCTGGGCACGGAAATCGCGGCGGTGGGCGCGACGGCTGCTGCTGCGTAGCCGGAATACTCCTCTTGATTATCCATCTTGTTTTTCTCCAGAGTCAAAGCCCTGTTGAGATGCCTCTCCAACTGCTCATCTAGACTCTTCAAATCTATCTGATCTGCTCTCACAAACCCGTCGCTTCCTTTCTCCATTTCTTGATCCCTGTGCGTGTTTTTCTATCAATGCTTCTTGGATGGATGGTATCCCAGAATCACTAACACAGGCAAGATCTATATCACATACTTTCTTGATATTTTTATGTATGATATCACAAGGATTCGAAGTAAAAATGGGGAAGCTGCGATTAATAAGAGGGAGGTGGGAAGAGGGGGAGAGTGTATGTATGTCTGTAacgatgataataataataataataataataataataataataatgtagtGTAAGCATGAGTGAGCAGCGCCATGTGCCCACATGGAATTGCCTGACGACGTCGTGTCTGTCTGACCCACACAACGTCCTTGCCTTTGGGACCAACCCCATATGTACCACGCTATTCGATTTGAGACTACTTGTCTTTGAATTCGagatttaattataattattattttatctatatcGAAATATTTAAATAGTcgagttttaaaattttgaatatacAAATCAAGATAaaagtaaaaacttgtgtgagacgattttatcgatcgtattttgtgagacggatattttatttAGGTCAGCTATGAAAAAgtgttattttttatgctaaaaatattattttttattgtgaatatcagtaagattgatccgtctcacagataaagattaatgagattgtctcacaagagacttactctatATATCgcattaggcaaaaacttgtatgagacggtctcacgggtcatatttgtgagacggatctcttatttgggtcacccatggaaaagtattactttttatgctaagagtattactttttattgtgaatatgggtaaggttgacccgtctcacagattatgatccgtgagacggtctcacataagactcactcatCGCATTAtacataatttaattttattaaaaatgatTATATAACTCGATTGTTCGAAAATATATTGTAATTGATTTGATCGTTACAAATGTGACATTCGATTAGGGATGAAAGCGGCATATGGTACTATAATACCTTGTTATTgttgtattttaaaatatatatatatatatatattaattaaagcACATAAATATAAAAGTCTCTTTTGATTTATTTCCATctctttttaaatatattatttttaatatcaaaCCATTATatgtaaaattattaaaaatttaaaacatcttttataatattatttccacaaatatcaattcagatataactTAATATAATCattatgaaataaaaaaaaaaccatatatttaaaatattgtatTAATCCACTTTCacataaaaataatgaaaatggaGAAGTTATTCGTTTCAAATCACATAATAAatattgacaaaaatttgtgtgagacgatttcacggattgtattttgtaagacagatatattatttggatcatccatgaaaaaagtattattttttatattaagaatatattatttttcattgtgaatatcggtagaattgacCGTCTCACAGACAAAGATTCGTGTGATCGGACACAAGATATCTACtcataaatattttgaaaatcagATTTCgaaaaacatatattttaaaaatatcctCATATAATTGCTATTCGATTAAATTCGTATTCATCCTTCACGATTGAAAGCAATGTCAAATTCATCTCTGACATTTCAAATTACTTCAATGTCATTTCTCATAACATTTTTTTTTGCCAAGTAATTGTCTTTTTGAGTTGTTTTACTTAAATGTCTTTTGGTTATTtacataaaattaatttaaactgtatttttacaaaattatattttgttttagCAAACGCGagtatttttatcattttatacCGAGActgttatatttttatattgtatttgtttcaagtcaaagtcttttagtataTCAATTCGACAACAGAAGAATGGATGGCGTAAGAGTTGTTAATCTATGAACCATCTATAAACAAGTTATGGTGTCTTTAATTTATTGCATTCACTTGTTGTTTATGTTTTGACATACATTGCTGAAACATTTTACGTGATATTTCAAATGTCAAAATGTCGCATAcaaaatatttgataaaatgATTATTGTTGTTTTACATTCACTTGTATATCTTTtaactattttaaaaattatctaaTTGGTTTAGAATGATTATTTTAAGTGTCTTCcactttatttgaaaaaaatattaaatttaatttttaagtgttCAATATTTTAAGAACCAAGCTATTTTAGCTCGATGCTTGTCCCATACTGATCTTAACAAGTTGTATTAGAGTAGattgttcttgaaagaacacTTTAAATTCATGACTAAAATACTATTTCATTGCATTCTTTTAAGATTTTcattttgagatatattctaaGAGTTTATGCgtggttgaattttttttggcaaattatagcaatttttttttacaaaaatgacATAATTTCTTTATCGGTTGTCCAAATAATAAACCATTTATTGCATTCAAAATAATCACAACAATATAAAATTTACAGTCTGGTCAAACGAGGAAAAGTAGTTTAATCTCTTGAATGTTTAATGAATTATCGGGTTGACATATATATCTTGATTTTGTGTTGCTTAAGATTTTTGGGTTTAGTTTGTCTATTCTTATTCAAACTTAATTACTCGATTTATGCATCTATATGTTGACTATGTTTCATAAATGTCATATATTTAGAT contains:
- the LOC140829350 gene encoding serine/threonine-protein kinase 52, whose protein sequence is MEKGSDGFVRADQIDLKSLDEQLERHLNRALTLEKNKMDNQEEYSGYAAAAVAPTAAISVPRRQRREWEIDPSKLVIKGVIARGTFGTVHRGIYDGQDVAVKMLDWGEEGHRTEAEIASLRAAFTQEVAVWHKLDHPNVTKFIGATMGSSDLNIQTENGHIGMPCNICCVIVEYLPGGALKSYLIKNRRKKLAFKVVVQMALDLARGLSYLHSQKIVHRDVKTENMLLDKTRTIKIADFGVARVEASNPNDMTGETGTLGYMAPEVLNGSPYNRKCDVYSFGICLWEIYCCDMPYPDLSFSEVTSAVVRQNLRPEIPRCCPSSLANVMRRCWDASPDKRPEMDEVVAMIEAIDTSRGGGMIPIDQQQSCLCFRKTRGP